A single region of the Lotus japonicus ecotype B-129 chromosome 4, LjGifu_v1.2 genome encodes:
- the LOC130712302 gene encoding uncharacterized protein LOC130712302 — protein MERGSLWCKVLRAKYCNANHSKPSSWWLDLSQVCSPEGHEMWFEDNIKRKLREGNDTLFWKDDWLNQGKLIDKYPRLFHLSTQGNYHVKKMGYWTNGTWNWDFKWRRPLRDPENQLLKTFLLSVNTATLHEGSLDSWTWTAAAEGMYTVSSAYDVLQGEIVEERGRIFQNLWEIPAPSNTLAFGWRVLHDRNQTRENLRKRHVLHLEEEVVCPLCFHAEESSSHLLFTCPFAWNVWMATYKWLGITTVLPKEVEGHFLQHISFCWSKRQMLGAWVIWISVIWSIWSHRNAIIFKEGNVDVDKVIDLIQFRSWSWLRGKFKGFCCSLYDWQIQPAFAIAML, from the coding sequence ATGGAGAGGGGAAGCCTTTGGTGTAAAGTTCTTAGAGCAAAATACTGTAACGCTAATCACTCTAAACCTTCCTCTTGGTGGCTTGATCTTTCCCAGGTGTGTTCTCCTGAAGGCCATGAGATGTGGTTTGAAGACAACATTAAAAGGAAGCTTAGGGAAGGAAATGATACACTATTTTGGAAAGATGATTGGTTGAACCAAGGGAAACTCATTGACAAGTATCCTAGGTTGTTTCACCTCTCTACTCAAGGGAATTACCatgtgaagaagatgggatACTGGACTAATGGAACCTGGAATTGGGATTTCAAGTGGAGAAGACCACTAAGGGACCCTGAAAATCAGTTGCTCAAGACTTTTTTGCTTTCTGTGAATACTGCTACTCTTCATGAGGGCTCTCTTGATAGCTGGACCTGGACCGCAGCTGCAGAAGGCATGTACACAGTAAGTTCAGCCTATGATGTTTTACAAGGAGAGATCGTAGAGGAAAGGGGCAGGATTTTTCAGAATTTATGGGAGATACCTGCACCCTCTAACACCTTGGCTTTTGGTTGGAGGGTTCTTCACGACAGAAACCAAACTAGAGAGAACTTGAGGAAGAGGCATGTGCTTCATCTTGAAGAGGAAGTGGTTTGCCCGCTGTGTTTTCATGCTGAGGAATCCTCTTCACATCTTCTCTTCACTTGTCCGTTTGCATGGAATGTGTGGATGGCTACCTACAAGTGGCTAGGCATCACCACAGTTTTACCCAAGGAAGTGGAAGGCCACTTTCTCCAGCACATTTCCTTTTGCTGGTCAAAGAGGCAAATGTTGGGAGCTTGGGTAATTTGGATTTCTGTCATTTGGTCCATTTGGTCTCATAGGAATGCAATTATCTTCAAAGAGGGGAATGTGGATGTTGATAAAGTGATTGATTTAATCCAGTTCAGGTCTTGGAGCTGGCTTAGGGGCAAATTTAAAGGTTTCTGCTGTTCATTGTATGATTGGCAAATCCAACCTGCTTTTGCAATTGCCATGCTCTAA